From Rhodanobacteraceae bacterium, the proteins below share one genomic window:
- a CDS encoding thiolase family protein: protein MSDIVIAAAKRTPIGAFLGQFTGFPTPKLGAAAISAALQQSGIAPADIGEVLMGCVLPANLGQAPARQAALAAGLPPSTGCTTLNKVCGSGMKAIMLGHDLIKAGSASVVVAGGMESMTNAPHMAAVRTGIRYGDGAMVDHMAWDGLTNPYDGKSMGVFAESCADKYHFTREEQDAFAAESVRRAQEAVKSGTFADEIATVTVPGRKGDVAVSVDETPGKVDPAKIPTLKPAFRKENGTVTAASSSSISDGAAAVVLLSADDAKARGVQPLARIVAHATHSQEPQWFTTAPVGAIEKVLQKAGWKVGDVDLFEVNEAFAVVAMAAMKDLSIPHEKLNVHGGACALGHPIGCTGARIVVTLLHALKHAGKKRGVASLCIGGGEATAIAIELI from the coding sequence ATGTCCGACATCGTCATCGCCGCCGCCAAACGCACGCCCATCGGCGCGTTCCTCGGCCAGTTCACCGGTTTCCCGACACCGAAGCTCGGCGCCGCCGCGATCAGCGCGGCACTGCAGCAATCCGGGATTGCGCCGGCCGATATCGGCGAAGTGCTGATGGGCTGCGTGCTGCCAGCCAATCTTGGCCAGGCGCCCGCGCGCCAGGCGGCACTCGCGGCCGGCCTTCCGCCTTCGACGGGCTGCACCACCCTCAACAAGGTGTGCGGTTCCGGAATGAAGGCGATCATGCTGGGACACGACCTGATCAAGGCCGGCTCCGCCAGCGTGGTGGTCGCCGGCGGCATGGAGTCGATGACCAACGCGCCGCACATGGCGGCGGTGCGCACCGGCATCCGCTACGGCGACGGCGCGATGGTCGACCACATGGCGTGGGACGGCCTGACCAATCCTTACGACGGCAAGTCGATGGGTGTGTTCGCCGAGTCCTGTGCCGACAAGTATCACTTCACGCGCGAGGAACAGGATGCGTTCGCCGCCGAATCGGTGCGTCGCGCGCAGGAGGCGGTGAAGTCCGGCACGTTCGCCGACGAGATCGCGACGGTGACGGTGCCGGGCCGCAAGGGCGATGTTGCCGTGTCGGTCGACGAGACGCCCGGCAAGGTCGATCCCGCGAAGATCCCGACATTGAAACCGGCGTTCCGGAAGGAAAACGGCACGGTGACGGCGGCGAGTTCTTCCAGTATTTCGGACGGTGCCGCGGCGGTCGTGCTGCTTTCCGCGGACGACGCCAAGGCGCGCGGCGTGCAACCGTTGGCGCGCATCGTCGCGCACGCCACGCATTCGCAGGAACCGCAGTGGTTCACCACCGCACCGGTCGGCGCGATCGAAAAGGTTTTGCAGAAGGCCGGCTGGAAAGTCGGCGACGTCGACCTGTTCGAGGTCAACGAGGCTTTCGCGGTGGTCGCGATGGCCGCGATGAAAGACCTTTCGATTCCGCACGAGAAACTCAACGTGCACGGCGGCGCTTGCGCGCTCGGCCATCCGATCGGCTGCACCGGTGCGCGCATCGTGGTGACGCTGCTGCACGCGCTGAAACATGCGGGCAAGAAGCGCGGCGTGGCGTCGCTGTGCATCGGTGGCGGCGAAGCCACCGCGATCGCGATCGAACTGATTTGA
- a CDS encoding Methylcrotonyl-CoA carboxylase carboxyl transferase subunit, protein MTVLSTAVDSKSEAFRGNAANLRKLTDELKAQLARTAEGGGAKARDKHVARGKLLPRERIRALLDPGSPFLELSPLAAHGMYDDAAPAAGLITGIGRINGCEVMVVANDATVKGGTYFPITVKKHLRAQEVALENRLPCIYLVDSGGAFLPLQDEVFPDKEHFGRIFYNQARMSALNIPQIAVVMGSCTAGGAYVPAMSDETIIVKNQGTIFLGGPPLVKAATGEVVDAETLGGADVHTSISGVADHFAEDDAHALSIARDIVAVLNRKKSMPLALAEPREPKYAAEELYGVIPEDTRRPFDIREVIARIVDGSEFHEFKARYGKTLVTGFAHIHGYPAGVVANNGILFSESALKGTHFIELCNQRNVPLVFLQNITGFMVGKKYEQAGIAKDGAKMVTAVACSHVPKFTVVIGGSFGAGNYAMCGRAYGARFLWMWPNARISVMGGEQAASVLATVKRDGIEAVGKSWSKEEEDAFKAPIREQYERQGSPYYSSARLWDDGIIDPADTRRVLGLAISAAMNAPIEPERYGVFRM, encoded by the coding sequence ATGACCGTCCTTTCCACCGCCGTCGACAGCAAAAGCGAAGCTTTCCGTGGCAACGCCGCGAACCTGCGCAAGCTCACCGACGAGTTGAAAGCCCAGCTGGCGCGCACCGCGGAGGGTGGCGGCGCGAAAGCGCGCGATAAGCACGTCGCGCGCGGCAAGCTGCTGCCGCGCGAACGCATTCGTGCCCTGCTCGATCCCGGTTCGCCATTCTTGGAACTGTCGCCACTGGCCGCCCACGGCATGTACGACGATGCGGCGCCCGCCGCGGGGCTCATCACCGGCATCGGCCGCATCAACGGCTGCGAAGTGATGGTGGTCGCCAACGACGCCACGGTGAAGGGTGGCACGTATTTCCCGATCACGGTGAAGAAGCACCTGCGCGCGCAGGAAGTCGCGCTGGAAAACCGCCTGCCCTGCATCTACCTGGTCGATTCCGGCGGCGCCTTCCTGCCGCTGCAGGACGAAGTGTTCCCCGACAAGGAACATTTCGGCCGCATCTTCTACAACCAGGCGCGCATGTCGGCGCTGAACATCCCGCAGATAGCGGTGGTGATGGGCTCGTGCACCGCGGGCGGCGCTTACGTGCCGGCGATGAGCGACGAGACCATCATCGTGAAGAACCAGGGCACGATCTTCCTCGGTGGTCCGCCGCTGGTGAAAGCCGCGACCGGCGAAGTGGTCGACGCGGAAACGCTGGGCGGTGCGGACGTCCATACGTCCATTTCCGGCGTCGCCGATCATTTCGCCGAGGATGACGCGCACGCGCTCTCGATCGCGCGCGACATCGTCGCCGTGCTGAACCGCAAGAAGAGCATGCCGCTGGCGCTGGCTGAACCGCGCGAGCCGAAATATGCCGCGGAAGAACTCTACGGCGTGATTCCTGAAGACACGCGCCGCCCGTTCGACATCCGCGAAGTGATCGCGCGCATCGTCGACGGCTCCGAGTTCCACGAGTTCAAGGCGCGCTACGGCAAGACGCTGGTCACCGGCTTCGCGCACATCCACGGCTACCCGGCCGGCGTCGTCGCCAACAACGGCATCCTGTTTTCCGAGAGCGCACTCAAGGGCACGCACTTCATCGAGCTGTGCAACCAGCGCAACGTGCCGCTGGTGTTCCTGCAGAACATCACCGGCTTCATGGTCGGCAAGAAATACGAGCAGGCCGGCATCGCCAAGGACGGTGCCAAGATGGTCACCGCGGTCGCCTGTTCGCATGTGCCGAAGTTCACCGTGGTGATCGGCGGCAGCTTCGGCGCCGGCAACTACGCGATGTGCGGCCGCGCCTACGGTGCAAGGTTTCTGTGGATGTGGCCGAATGCGCGCATCAGCGTGATGGGCGGCGAGCAGGCCGCGAGCGTGCTGGCAACGGTCAAGCGCGATGGCATCGAAGCCGTCGGCAAGTCCTGGTCGAAGGAAGAAGAAGACGCCTTCAAGGCCCCGATCCGCGAACAGTACGAACGCCAGGGTAGCCCGTACTATTCCAGTGCGCGGCTATGGGACGACGGCATCATCGACCCGGCCGACACGCGCCGCGTGCTCGGCCTTGCCATTTCCGCAGCGATGAACGCACCGATCGAACCCGAGCGCTACGGCGTGTTCCGGATGTAA
- a CDS encoding Transcriptional regulator, PadR family: protein MHLHDKLHHTLHAMHRLHAFDWDGDPDDPRTRHAGRGPFGGGRHRHDDFGSFAEWDGLRGGGRRGGGRMFGHGNLKLLLLALIEQEPRHGYELIRTIEDMFHGQYSPSPGTVYPTLTLLEEMGYVAAQSEEGGRKRYAITNEGRAFLDENRGVVEAVMEDTERKARFAAKLATPMAIRDAVHALKHALAMRVSKWDKAEAERVVAILERAAREIAAGGKHD, encoded by the coding sequence ATGCACCTGCACGACAAACTCCACCATACGCTCCACGCCATGCACCGGCTCCACGCATTTGACTGGGATGGCGATCCCGATGATCCGCGCACTCGTCACGCTGGCCGCGGTCCATTCGGCGGGGGGCGCCACCGCCATGATGATTTCGGATCCTTCGCGGAATGGGACGGCTTGCGCGGCGGCGGTCGTCGCGGCGGCGGCCGCATGTTCGGCCACGGCAACCTGAAGTTGCTGTTGCTGGCGCTGATCGAACAGGAGCCGCGCCACGGCTACGAATTGATCCGCACCATCGAGGACATGTTCCACGGCCAGTATTCGCCGAGTCCCGGCACGGTCTATCCCACGCTCACCCTGCTCGAAGAGATGGGCTACGTCGCCGCTCAAAGCGAAGAAGGCGGCCGCAAGCGCTACGCCATCACCAACGAAGGACGCGCATTTCTGGACGAAAACCGTGGCGTCGTCGAAGCCGTCATGGAAGACACCGAACGCAAGGCGCGTTTCGCGGCGAAGCTCGCCACACCGATGGCGATCCGCGACGCGGTGCACGCGCTGAAGCATGCGTTGGCCATGCGCGTTTCGAAATGGGACAAGGCCGAAGCCGAGCGCGTGGTCGCGATCCTCGAACGCGCCGCGCGCGAAATCGCCGCCGGCGGCAAGCACGATTGA
- a CDS encoding Dehydrogenases with different specificities (related to short-chain alcohol dehydrogenases), whose protein sequence is MPLRSSSKQLLLIGASRGLGLALAEEYLKRGWRVVATERDSRPSSLHDLAQAHVGRLEIERVDINRQDQVDALRARLAARQFDMLFVNAGVTTAHHETAAEVSTEEFVRVMVTNALSPLRVIEALQDVVRPDGTIGVMSSGRGSIANNENGHEDVYRGSKAALNMFMRSFAARHAHLPRTLLLMAPGWVRTDMGGPDARLTIADSIPNLADVMDAQTGRPGLRYLDYLGRQIPW, encoded by the coding sequence ATGCCGCTTCGTTCTTCAAGCAAGCAACTCCTGCTCATAGGCGCTTCGCGCGGCCTCGGCCTTGCGTTGGCCGAGGAATACCTGAAACGCGGGTGGCGGGTGGTTGCCACCGAGCGCGACAGCCGTCCTTCCAGCCTGCACGATCTCGCGCAAGCCCACGTTGGCCGGCTCGAAATCGAGCGCGTCGACATCAATCGCCAGGATCAGGTGGACGCATTGCGCGCGCGCCTGGCCGCGAGGCAGTTCGACATGCTGTTCGTCAATGCCGGCGTCACGACGGCCCATCACGAAACGGCCGCGGAGGTTTCGACCGAAGAGTTCGTGCGCGTGATGGTCACGAACGCCTTGAGCCCCTTGCGTGTCATCGAGGCGCTCCAAGACGTAGTACGACCAGACGGCACGATCGGCGTCATGTCATCCGGACGCGGCAGCATCGCCAACAACGAGAACGGCCACGAGGATGTCTACCGCGGCAGCAAGGCCGCGCTCAACATGTTCATGCGCAGCTTCGCCGCGCGCCACGCCCACCTTCCGCGAACGTTGCTGCTGATGGCTCCGGGCTGGGTGCGTACCGACATGGGCGGTCCGGATGCGCGGCTCACGATCGCCGACAGTATTCCCAACCTCGCGGACGTCATGGATGCGCAAACCGGAAGGCCGGGGTTGCGCTACCTCGATTATCTGGGACGACAGATCCCCTGGTAA
- a CDS encoding Methylglutaconyl-CoA hydratase: protein MPETIRLERNGAVAILSLDRPQVHNAFDDTLIAETTAALESLAADASLRALVLTGTGATFSAGADLNWMRRMATASADENREDALRLAKLLRTLQFFPKPTLARVNGAAYGGGVGLVACCDLAIGVEGAKFSLSEVKLGLVPATIAPYVVQAIGPRQARRLFVSAEIFDATEAARIGLLHQCVPADKLDDAVDRQLHHLAKGGPVAQHEAKQLALRTAGMTNESAERIDIENAALIARLRVSPEGQQGLSAFLEKHSPPWLKE from the coding sequence ATGCCCGAAACGATCCGACTCGAACGGAATGGCGCGGTGGCGATCCTGTCGCTGGACCGTCCGCAGGTCCACAACGCCTTCGACGACACCCTGATCGCCGAGACCACGGCCGCGCTGGAATCGCTTGCGGCGGACGCGAGCCTGCGCGCGCTGGTGCTGACCGGCACCGGCGCGACCTTCTCGGCCGGCGCCGACCTCAACTGGATGCGGCGCATGGCGACGGCCAGTGCGGACGAAAACCGCGAGGACGCACTGCGCCTTGCGAAGCTCCTGCGCACGCTGCAATTCTTCCCGAAACCCACGCTCGCGCGCGTCAACGGCGCCGCTTACGGCGGCGGCGTCGGGCTGGTCGCATGCTGCGACCTCGCGATCGGCGTCGAGGGCGCGAAGTTTTCGCTGAGCGAAGTGAAGCTCGGTCTCGTTCCCGCCACCATCGCACCTTACGTGGTGCAGGCGATCGGGCCGCGGCAGGCGCGGCGCCTGTTCGTCAGCGCGGAAATCTTCGACGCCACCGAAGCTGCGCGCATCGGGCTGCTGCATCAATGCGTGCCGGCCGACAAGCTGGACGATGCCGTCGATCGTCAGTTGCATCATCTCGCCAAGGGCGGGCCGGTCGCGCAACACGAAGCCAAGCAACTCGCCCTGCGCACGGCCGGCATGACGAACGAATCGGCCGAACGCATCGACATCGAAAACGCGGCCTTGATCGCGCGCCTGCGCGTGTCGCCGGAAGGCCAGCAGGGCCTGTCAGCGTTTCTCGAAAAACATTCGCCGCCATGGCTGAAGGAGTAG
- a CDS encoding Auxin-binding protein, putative, with protein MKPVLNIADAQYTDLAENSRRMGAEMPAERYGGRRAELGRVMGARKLGYNVTAIAPGKRAYPFHNHRVNEEMFFVLEGTGEIRIGQATFAVRAGDVIACPPGGPETAHQLHNTGDAELKVLAVSTAESPEICDYPDSGKFGVLGFFGAGPDGRPQMFAHIGRAGDSRDYWEGE; from the coding sequence ATGAAACCCGTTCTGAACATCGCCGACGCGCAGTACACCGACCTCGCCGAAAACTCGCGCCGGATGGGCGCCGAAATGCCCGCCGAACGCTACGGAGGCCGGCGCGCGGAACTCGGCCGCGTGATGGGCGCGCGCAAGTTGGGCTACAACGTCACCGCGATCGCACCCGGAAAGCGCGCCTATCCCTTCCACAACCACCGCGTCAACGAGGAAATGTTCTTCGTGCTGGAAGGCACCGGCGAGATTCGCATCGGACAAGCGACGTTCGCGGTTCGCGCCGGCGACGTCATCGCCTGTCCGCCCGGCGGCCCGGAAACCGCGCACCAGTTGCACAACACGGGCGACGCGGAACTCAAGGTGCTGGCGGTCAGCACAGCCGAGTCGCCGGAAATCTGTGACTACCCCGACTCCGGAAAATTCGGCGTGCTGGGATTCTTCGGCGCGGGTCCGGACGGACGGCCGCAAATGTTCGCGCACATCGGACGTGCCGGCGATTCGCGCGATTACTGGGAAGGCGAGTAG
- a CDS encoding Serine protease has translation MGAECVVHNRGENNTVEGGVAMRKFGRIGWTVPALLVLALGACGGGGGVRSVPTSTAPPTTPSTPQPPIDAQLSLTNTYAAHDAGYTGAGVIIGIVDSGIMRSNPTVAGRVLQEYIDVDPTQNNTSIDDVVGHGTWVSEIAAGAPFANFPGGIAPGADLVSARIIDDNAPDDNGSTPPTTVTAADAQFFQSVNQQLISSGVKVMNNSWGGITWDTTNASVNQAFDAAYSPFVNQQGGLVVFAAGNDSQANPSTIAALPSVAPDLEKGWLTVVAVNSNDPTQLDSYSNKCGIAMDYCLAAPGDVIVLDKDTLASTTNPKYYIVEGTSLAAPQVTGAAALVWQAFPYFTNDLVRQTLLGTADPLGGSQPNPTFGYGELDVGKAVQGPAQFNWGDVNVSFDGITSTWSNNISGAGGLIKNGTGTLVLTGSNTYQGGTQVLGGTLQSNIALPGNVTVGSAGTLDAVPGVGGSLSNAGTVVVPGSVTEVGGNYTQTSTGVLSINLGAMLQVTGAAQLGGTLNILGAIPGYISNNHTDVLMANSISGTFAQLTTSPGVFLNTAIQYTANDVWLDTTSLSITQAAQAMAITDAASSAAAVRVQNGFDAINARITAGGSVASGVLQGAGAIQHAATPASARATLQSLSGQLHAASAAMLFDGMDAADSALSRHFDDLLDGQLRPGAWYGSLGWQGDLQRAGYAGATFQSDGSIIGADFRVGTHALLGYALGESRGYGQLDGAWDHNQTWSDHVMVYGGLSNGPWYANARIGGGWYRADMQRLLLLGALDAPLGSAMSGRYTAGMLEGGYQWRAGSTQITPFVDARYQQLRQGAFAETGGYGFGLKADSRTVGRLQTGLGLRAQRNLRLGNGMWMQFDGSAAWWHALHQYGDAFDASFTGFDDWMPVDGIGLSRDESVLRAGVSLWPTRAFGLRLGFTREQGSRQQSSSAMLQGTFAF, from the coding sequence ATGGGTGCAGAATGCGTCGTGCACAACCGGGGCGAAAACAACACCGTGGAGGGAGGCGTGGCGATGCGCAAGTTCGGAAGAATCGGCTGGACCGTTCCGGCGTTGCTTGTCCTTGCCCTGGGCGCTTGCGGCGGCGGCGGCGGCGTTCGCAGCGTGCCGACCAGCACGGCCCCACCGACGACGCCCTCCACGCCGCAGCCGCCGATCGACGCGCAGTTGTCGCTCACCAACACGTATGCCGCGCACGACGCCGGTTACACCGGCGCGGGCGTCATCATCGGCATCGTCGACAGCGGCATCATGCGCAGCAATCCCACGGTGGCCGGGCGCGTTCTGCAGGAATACATCGACGTCGACCCCACGCAAAACAACACCAGCATCGACGACGTGGTCGGCCACGGAACGTGGGTGTCCGAAATCGCGGCCGGTGCGCCGTTTGCGAACTTCCCCGGCGGCATCGCACCGGGCGCGGACCTGGTGTCGGCGCGCATCATCGACGACAACGCGCCCGACGACAACGGCAGTACGCCCCCGACCACCGTCACCGCCGCGGACGCGCAGTTCTTCCAGTCGGTCAACCAGCAATTGATCAGCTCCGGCGTCAAGGTGATGAACAATTCCTGGGGCGGCATCACCTGGGACACCACCAATGCCAGCGTGAACCAGGCGTTCGACGCCGCCTACAGCCCGTTCGTCAACCAGCAGGGCGGGTTGGTGGTGTTCGCCGCCGGCAACGATTCGCAGGCCAACCCCAGCACCATCGCCGCATTGCCAAGCGTCGCGCCCGACCTCGAAAAAGGCTGGCTGACGGTGGTCGCGGTCAACAGCAACGATCCCACCCAGCTCGACAGCTACTCGAACAAGTGCGGCATCGCGATGGATTACTGCCTCGCCGCGCCCGGCGACGTCATCGTGCTGGACAAGGACACCCTAGCAAGCACGACCAATCCGAAGTACTACATCGTCGAAGGCACTTCGCTGGCCGCGCCGCAGGTGACCGGCGCCGCCGCACTGGTGTGGCAGGCGTTCCCGTACTTCACCAACGACCTGGTTCGGCAGACGCTGCTCGGCACCGCCGATCCGCTGGGCGGTTCGCAACCGAACCCCACGTTCGGTTACGGCGAACTCGATGTCGGCAAGGCGGTGCAGGGGCCGGCGCAATTCAACTGGGGCGACGTCAATGTATCGTTCGACGGCATCACGTCGACGTGGAGCAACAACATCAGCGGCGCGGGCGGCCTGATCAAGAACGGCACCGGCACGCTGGTCCTGACCGGTTCCAACACCTACCAGGGTGGAACCCAGGTTTTGGGCGGCACCCTGCAATCGAACATCGCGCTGCCCGGCAACGTTACCGTCGGGAGCGCCGGAACCCTGGATGCCGTTCCCGGAGTTGGCGGTTCGCTTTCCAACGCGGGCACCGTCGTGGTGCCGGGCAGCGTGACCGAGGTCGGCGGCAACTACACGCAGACCAGCACCGGCGTGCTTTCGATCAATCTCGGCGCGATGCTGCAGGTGACGGGTGCCGCCCAGCTTGGCGGCACCTTGAACATCCTCGGCGCGATCCCGGGCTACATCAGCAACAACCACACGGACGTCCTGATGGCCAACAGCATCAGCGGCACGTTCGCGCAACTCACGACGTCGCCCGGCGTGTTCCTCAACACCGCCATCCAGTACACCGCGAACGACGTCTGGCTCGACACCACCAGCCTCAGCATCACGCAGGCGGCGCAGGCGATGGCGATCACCGACGCGGCTTCTTCGGCGGCGGCCGTGCGTGTGCAAAACGGTTTCGATGCGATCAATGCGCGCATCACCGCGGGCGGTTCCGTGGCGAGCGGCGTACTGCAAGGCGCGGGTGCGATCCAGCACGCGGCGACGCCGGCGTCTGCGCGCGCGACGCTGCAAAGCCTGTCCGGCCAGTTGCACGCGGCCAGCGCGGCGATGCTGTTCGATGGCATGGATGCCGCCGACAGCGCATTGTCGCGGCACTTCGACGACCTGCTCGACGGACAGCTACGACCGGGCGCTTGGTACGGCAGTCTCGGCTGGCAGGGCGACCTGCAGCGTGCCGGCTACGCGGGCGCGACCTTCCAGAGCGACGGCAGCATCATCGGCGCGGATTTCCGCGTCGGCACGCACGCGCTGCTGGGTTATGCGCTGGGTGAAAGCCGCGGTTACGGACAACTCGACGGCGCGTGGGACCACAACCAGACCTGGTCCGACCACGTGATGGTGTACGGCGGACTTTCCAATGGCCCGTGGTACGCGAACGCGCGCATCGGCGGCGGCTGGTATCGCGCCGACATGCAGCGCCTGCTGCTGCTCGGTGCGCTCGACGCGCCGCTCGGCAGCGCGATGTCGGGCCGCTATACGGCGGGAATGCTGGAAGGCGGTTATCAGTGGCGCGCCGGATCAACACAGATCACGCCGTTCGTGGACGCGCGTTACCAGCAATTGCGCCAGGGCGCGTTCGCGGAAACGGGCGGTTACGGGTTCGGACTGAAGGCGGACAGCCGCACGGTCGGACGTCTGCAAACGGGACTCGGCTTGCGTGCGCAGCGCAACCTGCGCCTCGGCAATGGCATGTGGATGCAGTTCGATGGCAGCGCGGCGTGGTGGCACGCGCTGCACCAGTACGGCGATGCGTTCGACGCCAGCTTCACCGGCTTCGACGACTGGATGCCCGTCGACGGCATCGGCTTGTCGCGCGACGAATCGGTGTTGCGCGCCGGCGTATCGCTGTGGCCGACGCGTGCGTTCGGTCTGCGTCTCGGGTTCACCCGCGAGCAGGGATCGCGCCAACAATCCAGCAGCGCGATGTTGCAGGGAACGTTCGCTTTCTGA
- a CDS encoding High-affinity iron permease — protein MLGIALLVFREVLEAALIVTVVAAATRGVPRRSVFVGGGIALGVIGAVVVAVCMGFIEGSLGGIGQEVFQAAVLLTAVVMIGWHVTWMSSHGKEMVQQMQRVTDSVKAGSSSIAILLAVVALAVLREGSEVVLFLFGMAAGGAGKLGFIGGVPLGLAGGAAVGFALYFGLLRIPIRYFFSATNWMLVVLASGLAASAAGFLIQANLLPAWGNQLWDTSWLLSNQSIVGQAVHVLTGYEARPAGMQLVFWIVTFVVLVAGMRLMSMRMAAQKRRAKSTNRSAVSTGATRAA, from the coding sequence ATGTTGGGTATCGCACTGCTGGTCTTCCGCGAAGTCCTGGAAGCTGCATTGATCGTGACCGTGGTCGCGGCGGCCACCCGCGGTGTGCCGCGGCGCAGCGTGTTCGTGGGCGGCGGCATCGCGCTGGGCGTGATCGGCGCCGTCGTCGTCGCCGTGTGCATGGGCTTCATCGAAGGTTCGCTGGGCGGCATCGGACAGGAAGTGTTCCAGGCCGCCGTGTTGCTGACGGCGGTGGTGATGATCGGCTGGCATGTCACCTGGATGTCCAGCCATGGCAAGGAAATGGTGCAGCAGATGCAGCGCGTCACCGACTCGGTGAAGGCCGGTTCGAGTTCGATTGCGATCCTGCTGGCCGTGGTCGCGCTGGCCGTGTTGCGCGAAGGTTCGGAAGTGGTGCTGTTCCTGTTCGGAATGGCCGCGGGCGGCGCCGGCAAGCTGGGCTTCATCGGTGGCGTGCCGCTGGGGCTCGCCGGTGGCGCGGCTGTCGGGTTCGCGTTGTATTTCGGGTTGCTGCGCATCCCGATCCGCTATTTCTTCAGCGCGACCAACTGGATGCTGGTAGTGCTCGCCAGCGGACTCGCGGCGTCGGCCGCCGGGTTCCTGATCCAGGCCAACCTGCTGCCCGCGTGGGGCAACCAGCTCTGGGACACCTCGTGGCTGCTCAGCAACCAGTCGATCGTCGGCCAGGCGGTGCACGTGCTCACCGGTTACGAAGCGCGCCCGGCCGGCATGCAGCTGGTGTTCTGGATCGTCACCTTCGTGGTGCTGGTCGCCGGCATGCGCTTGATGTCGATGCGGATGGCGGCGCAGAAGCGGCGCGCGAAGTCGACCAATCGGTCTGCTGTCTCGACCGGCGCCACGCGCGCGGCCTGA
- a CDS encoding Auxin-binding protein, putative — protein sequence MRIPVINLADLEVQPISKERAPRGPNAGQYDIRRAAIGSRIGARKLGYNLSIVAPGKRNCPFHSHRAEEEMFFILAGTGELRYGNERMPLRAGDVVACPTGGPETAHQIINTGDTEMRYLSVSTMAQVEVCEYPDSGKFGVYEDLPEDGSGLHTRMRHLARHEDARDYWEGE from the coding sequence ATGCGGATCCCCGTCATCAATCTCGCCGATCTCGAAGTGCAGCCGATCAGCAAGGAGCGCGCGCCGCGCGGCCCGAATGCCGGCCAGTACGACATCCGCCGCGCCGCAATCGGCAGCCGCATCGGCGCGCGCAAGCTCGGCTACAACCTAAGCATCGTCGCGCCGGGCAAGCGCAACTGCCCGTTCCACAGCCATCGCGCGGAAGAAGAAATGTTCTTCATCCTCGCAGGCACCGGCGAATTGCGTTACGGCAATGAGCGCATGCCGCTGCGGGCGGGTGACGTCGTGGCCTGCCCCACCGGCGGCCCGGAAACCGCGCACCAGATCATCAACACCGGCGACACGGAAATGCGTTACCTCAGCGTCAGCACGATGGCGCAGGTCGAAGTCTGCGAATACCCCGATTCCGGCAAGTTCGGCGTCTACGAGGATTTGCCGGAAGACGGAAGCGGATTGCACACGCGCATGCGTCATCTTGCGCGGCACGAAGACGCGCGCGATTACTGGGAGGGCGAATAG